In one Lolium rigidum isolate FL_2022 chromosome 3, APGP_CSIRO_Lrig_0.1, whole genome shotgun sequence genomic region, the following are encoded:
- the LOC124701369 gene encoding uncharacterized protein LOC124701369 → MESGGAEAIGSAGDGSPTEGKRVTKSYGAKAIGRATAPRNRVGGDGAPIEAKRTPRSGGAKSAASSTDLPPLRSRVASRAPGAPVQDKRRTKSSGAHAVASLTALPPPPRQGRVSAPIEEKKRTKSGGAQPAASPLAPPTRQNRIALRADGALMEEKRRTKSAGTHVAALLAPPSRQSRVALRAVTAPNEEKMIPKSGSTQVDASSTAPPRRQNRATLSCNITKSGGAQSVTSPTPMPPRRGRVALRANGFPVDGVPRADVMENYTHRDGSIYRSTDSLAKLYRLHDTSETSLEPMMRLEPTEYCSTNWRSCETHRPSTMMQIFSLKLAYPPPAGDKVQVYGFMAVRDTLDPLRNYVFNRSRDDPFIVEQEDGLIQMSGPKRGIWWHDMALVEFDMRIKRGDDEEDDLQLIDGAVWFNDRTSTPSRVATKRIEGDYGSVDICYALLHSAMEATVQIAVADLLGGFSLYATAFYISDLVHQEMQLFDGVIPGPDGCQIYKLAKCVVGSGSETEDEAYTNLVSSGGCRRYEQEKCAVAAGDGGQSYEVGKYVIAFPRSAKLALKLKICQSGGPSDCDEVVRFYISPASTHGSDTFTFDLGFAAMHVKISWSTLPRPRLLFGRSLRWVCDEEKAG, encoded by the exons ATGGAGAGCGGCGGCGCAGAAGCCATCGGGTCGGCCGGCGACGGTTCTCCGACCGAAGGGAAGAGGGTGACGAAGAGCTATGGTGCAAAAGCGATCGGGCGGGCGACTGCTCCGCGGAACAGGGTGGGCGGCGACGGGGCTCCAATCGAAGCCAAGAGGACGCCAAGGAGCGGCGGCGCGAAATCGGCCGCATCTTCGACGGATCTGCCTCCGCTCAGGAGCAGGGTAGCCTCGCGCGCTCCCGGTGCTCCTGTCCAAGACAAGAGGAGGACCAAGAGTAGCGGCGCACATGCAGTCGCATCGTTGACGGCTCTGCCTCCACCTCCGCGCCAGGGCAGAGTGTCCGCTCCAATCGAAGAGAAGAAGAGGACCAAGAGTGGCGGCGCACAACCGGCTGCATCGCCGCTGGCTCCACCTACGCGCCAGAACAGAATAGCCTTGCGCGCTGACGGGGCTCTgatggaagagaagaggaggacgaagagCGCCGGTACACATGTGGCTGCTTTGTTGGCTCCACCGTCGCGTCAGAGCAGAGTAGCCTTGCGCGCCGTCACGGCTCCAAACGAAGAGAAGATGATACCCAAGAGCGGCAGCACACAAGTGGACGCATCATCCACGGCTCCGCCCCGGCGTCAGAACAGAGCAACCTTGTCCTGCAACATAACCAAGAGTGGCGGCGCACAATCGGTCACATCGCCAACACCTATGCCTCCGCGACGGGGCAGAGTAGCCTTGCGCGCCAACGGATTTCCTGTGGATGGAGTACCACGTGCCGATGTCATGGAAAACTACACTCATCGCGACGGATCCATCTACAGAAGCACTGATTCCTTGGCGAAACTTTATCGTCTCCATGATACCAGTGAGA CTAGCCTGGAGCCAATGATGAGGTTGGAGCCAACGGAGTATTGCTCGACAAACTGGAGGTCCTGTGAAACCCACCGTCCTTCCACCATGATGCAAATATTCTCACTCAAGCTGGCATATCCTCCTCCAGCTGGTGACAAAGTTCAGGTTTACGGATTCATGGCTGTCCGTGACACTCTGGACCCTCTCCGTAACTACGTCTTCAACCGCAGCAGGGATGATCCTTTCATCGTGGAACAAGAGGATGGACTTATTCAAATGTCTGGGCCCAAGAGAGGCATCTGGTGGCACGACATGGCGCTAGTCGAGTTTGACATGCGGATCAAGAgaggtgatgatgaagaggacGATCTGCAGCTCATCGATGGTGCGGTCTGGTTCAATGACCGGACCTCGACACCCTCTAGAGTGGCCACGAAACGCATCGAGGGCGACTACGGCTCAGTGGACATATGCTACGCGCTCCTGCACAGCGCGATGGAGGCCACTGTGCAGATTGCGGTGGCGGACCTGCTAGGCGGCTTCAGCCTCTATGCCACCGCATTTTATATCAGTGATCTGGTGCACCAGGAGATGCAGCTGTTTGATGGCGTCATCCCTGGTCCTGATGGTTGTCAGATATATAAGCTAGCTAAGTGTGTGGTTGGTAGTGGTAGTGAGACAGAGGATGAAGCATATACGAATTTGGTTTCTTCTGGTGGTTGTCGGAGATATGAGCAAGAAAAATGTGCGGTTGCTGCTGGTGACGGTGGTCAGAGTTATGAGGTAGGTAAGTATGTGATTGCTTTTCCCAGGTCCGCTAAGTTGGCTCTGAAGCTGAAGATCTGTCAGAGCGGAGGCCCTTCGGATTGTGATGAAGTTGTGAGATTCTATATCAGTCCAGCTAGCACGCATGGAAGTGACACCTTCACTTTTGACCTAGGCTTCGCGGCCATGCATGTGAAGATCTCCTGGTCGACATTGCCCCGGCCTCGGCTATTGTTTGGCCGCAGTCTTAGGTGGGTATGCGATGAGGAGAAGGCAGGCTGA